From a single Juglans regia cultivar Chandler unplaced genomic scaffold, Walnut 2.0 Scaffold_7, whole genome shotgun sequence genomic region:
- the LOC109019138 gene encoding ankyrin repeat-containing protein ITN1-like gives MAGPERDDYAALLKAVSMGDWNRTREFLELHPHALTARMTTFLGGTVLHAAIDAEQENIVEELVNMISEQDLETIKDGFGNTALHQTALNSGNYRVAECLIRKNVSFTSIRNDNNELPVALAMGWGQKELARYLYSSTPLEELEAEEGCNGASLLNYSIDTRDLDMALEFMKRCPSLAFALDGQDVSPFEKLAVATEAFESGNYEMEVERICPLSCKERLNKDGLTPKQLFTVNHQKLKEKGEKWMKGTTTSSTVVGALVITITFVAAFTIPGGNNQNTGLPILMDNKLFKIFMVTNTMSLFSSSTSVLTFLGILTARYAEEDFLKSLPKRMIIGLFTLFFSITTMMIAFSAALLLILHGQIWFVAPIIGLAGVPIILFALMQSRLLVDMVVSTYGSCIFNRKIKALL, from the exons atggcagGGCCAGAGAGGGATGATTATGCAGCCTTACTCAAGGCTGTGTCGATGGGTGATTGGAACCGTACAAGAGAATTCCTTGAGCTCCACCCCCATGCATTGACAGCAAGAATGACTACATTTCTGGGTGGGACAGTTCTTCACGCTGCTATTGATGCTGAACAGGAAAATATAGTGGAGGAGTTGGTGAATATGATTTCAGAACAAGACTTGGAAACAATTAAAGACGGTTTCGGGAATACAGCTTTACATCAAACAGCTTTAAATAGTGGTAATTACAGGGTGGCAGAGTGCCTGATTAGAAAAAACGTGAGCTTCACCAGCATTAGAAATGATAACAACGAACTTCCAGTTGCTTTGGCTATGGGATGGGGTCAAAAAGAATTGGCTCGCTATCTCTATTCTTCAACTCCGTTGGAAGAGTTGGAGGCAGAAGAAGGCTGCAATGGTGCTTCACTTCTTAACTACTCTATCGATACCAGAGATTTAG ATATGGCTTTGGAATTCATGAAGCGTTGTCCTAGTTTGGCTTTTGCCTTGGACGGACAAGATGTCTCCCCTTTTGAGAAACTGGCTGTTGCGACTGAAGCATTCGAGAGTGGAAATTATGAGATG GAGGTGGAACGCATTTGCCCTCTCTCTTGTAAGGAGCGTTTAAACAAAGATGGGTTGACTCCTAAACAATTGTTTACTGTGAATCaccaaaaattgaaagaaaagggagagaaatggaTGAAAGGTACAACAACTTCTTCTACAGTGGTCGGTGCTCTTGTTATTACCATTACGTTTGTAGCGGCATTTACTATTCCCGGTGGTAACAACCAAAATACAGGCTTGCCAATCCTTATGGATAACAAATTGTTTAAGATCTTTATGGTAACTAATACCATGTCACTCTTTTCTTCCTCAACTTCAGTATTGACATTTTTGGGAATTCTGACTGCACGTTATGCGGAAGAAGACTTTCTTAAATCCTTACCTAAAAGGATGATAATAGGTCTTTTCaccctcttcttctctattaCAACTATGATGATAGCCTTTTCTGCTGCTCTTTTACTTATATTGCATGGACAAATATGGTTTGTTGCTCCTATCATTGGTTTGGCAGGTGTTCCCATAATCCTATTTGCATTGATGCAGTCTCGGCTTCTTGTTGACATGGTTGTTTCGACCTATGGATCATGCATcttcaatagaaaaattaaggcGTTGCTTTAA